A region of the Syntrophales bacterium genome:
CAGGCAAGTCGAGGTCGGCAAAGACATTGCCTGAACTCATCTCTATTTCGACGCCATCAATCATTCGCTTATTCATCCCGCATCTCCTGTAAAAACTTCTCCGCGACTTTCAGGCGTTCGCGGATGATGTCCATATCCGGCTTTGGTGTCGCAATGCCGCTCTTGCTCTTTTTCTGGAACACATGCAATACAAAAACCGCATTCTCGAACTTGACTGTGTATGCAGCGCGGTAAGTGTTTCCCTGGTCATTCTCAACGATCTCCAGTACGCCCGCACCGCCAAAGCCTTTCAGAACTTTGGCTGCATCGTGCTGCTCTCCGCGCTGGGCAAAGTCCAAGGCATGACCAAAGAACTTGCGAACAATCACGGGCAGCGCCATTAAGTCTTTTTTGCTGCTACCCAACCATACGAGCGGTTTTTCTTTTTGATTCGCCATGGAACATTATACCT
Encoded here:
- a CDS encoding type II toxin-antitoxin system RelE/ParE family toxin — encoded protein: MANQKEKPLVWLGSSKKDLMALPVIVRKFFGHALDFAQRGEQHDAAKVLKGFGGAGVLEIVENDQGNTYRAAYTVKFENAVFVLHVFQKKSKSGIATPKPDMDIIRERLKVAEKFLQEMRDE